From Oikeobacillus pervagus, the proteins below share one genomic window:
- the groL gene encoding chaperonin GroEL (60 kDa chaperone family; promotes refolding of misfolded polypeptides especially under stressful conditions; forms two stacked rings of heptamers to form a barrel-shaped 14mer; ends can be capped by GroES; misfolded proteins enter the barrel where they are refolded when GroES binds) — protein sequence MAKEIKFSEEARRAMLRGVDQLADAVKVTLGPKGRNVVLEKKFGSPLITNDGVTIAKEIELEDAFENMGAKLVAEVASKTNDVAGDGTTTATVLAQAMISEGLKNVTAGANPVGVRKGMEKAVQVAVEELKTISKPIEGKESIAQVAAISSADDEVGKLIAEAMERVGNDGVITIEESKGFTTELDVVEGMQFDRGYASPYMVTDSDKMEAILENPYILITDKKITSIQEILPVLEQVVQQGKPLLLIAEDVEGEALATLVVNKLRGTFNAVAVKAPGFGDRRKAMLEDIAILTGGEVITEDLGLDLKSATIEQLGRAAKVVVTKENTTIVEGSGNSDQISARVNQIRVQLEETTSEFDREKLQERLAKLAGGVAVIKVGAATETELKERKLRIEDALNATRAAVEEGIVSGGGTALVNVYNKVAAIEAEGDVATGVKIVLRALEEPVRQIAHNAGLEGSVVVDRLKREEVGIGFNAATGEWVNMIDSGIVDPTKVSRSALQNAASVASMFLTTEAVVADKPEENAGGGMGMPDMGGMGGMM from the coding sequence ATGGCAAAAGAGATTAAATTCTCAGAAGAAGCACGTCGCGCAATGCTTCGCGGGGTTGATCAATTAGCAGATGCTGTAAAAGTAACTCTTGGACCTAAAGGACGTAACGTAGTTCTCGAGAAAAAATTTGGTTCACCTCTTATTACAAATGACGGTGTAACAATCGCGAAAGAAATCGAACTTGAAGATGCATTCGAAAACATGGGGGCAAAGCTTGTAGCTGAAGTAGCAAGCAAAACAAATGATGTAGCGGGTGACGGAACAACTACTGCAACTGTTCTTGCTCAAGCCATGATCAGTGAAGGTTTGAAAAACGTTACAGCTGGTGCGAACCCAGTTGGAGTACGTAAAGGAATGGAAAAAGCAGTACAAGTAGCTGTCGAAGAATTAAAAACGATTTCTAAGCCAATCGAAGGCAAAGAATCTATCGCACAAGTTGCGGCTATTTCTTCAGCTGATGATGAAGTAGGTAAATTAATTGCAGAAGCAATGGAACGTGTAGGAAACGATGGTGTCATCACAATCGAAGAATCTAAAGGATTCACAACAGAATTAGATGTTGTAGAAGGAATGCAATTTGACCGAGGATATGCTTCTCCATACATGGTAACTGATTCTGATAAAATGGAAGCGATTCTTGAAAATCCATATATTTTAATTACAGACAAAAAGATCACTTCTATTCAAGAAATTCTACCTGTTTTAGAACAAGTTGTTCAACAAGGTAAACCACTTTTACTGATTGCTGAAGATGTTGAAGGGGAAGCACTTGCTACATTAGTAGTGAACAAACTTCGTGGAACATTCAATGCAGTAGCAGTAAAAGCTCCTGGATTTGGTGATCGTCGTAAAGCAATGCTTGAAGATATCGCCATCCTAACTGGCGGTGAAGTGATCACTGAAGATCTAGGACTTGATCTTAAATCAGCTACAATCGAACAACTTGGCCGTGCAGCGAAAGTTGTTGTAACAAAAGAAAACACAACAATTGTTGAAGGTTCTGGAAACTCAGACCAAATTTCTGCACGCGTAAATCAAATCCGCGTTCAATTAGAAGAAACAACTTCTGAATTTGATCGTGAAAAATTACAAGAACGTCTTGCTAAATTAGCTGGCGGTGTTGCAGTTATCAAAGTGGGTGCTGCTACAGAAACTGAACTAAAAGAACGTAAACTTCGCATTGAAGACGCATTAAACGCAACTCGTGCGGCAGTTGAAGAAGGAATTGTTTCTGGTGGTGGTACAGCACTAGTAAACGTATACAATAAAGTGGCTGCTATTGAAGCAGAAGGCGATGTGGCAACAGGTGTGAAAATCGTTCTTCGTGCTCTTGAAGAACCAGTACGCCAAATTGCCCACAATGCCGGTCTTGAAGGATCTGTCGTTGTCGATCGCCTAAAACGCGAAGAAGTAGGAATCGGCTTTAACGCAGCTACTGGCGAATGGGTAAACATGATCGATAGCGGTATCGTGGACCCAACAAAAGTTTCACGTTCAGCCCTTCAAAACGCAGCATCCGTTGCTTCTATGTTCTTAACAACAGAAGCAGTCGTTGCTGACAAACCAGAAGAAAACGCTGGCGGCGGAATGGGAATGCCAGACATGGGCGGAATGGGCGGCATGATGTAA
- the groES gene encoding co-chaperone GroES, with protein MLKPLGDRVVIELVESEEKTASGIVLPDSAKEKPQEGKVVAVGTGRVLDNGERVALEVAVDNRIIFSKYSGTEVKYQGKEYLILRESDILAVISE; from the coding sequence TTGTTAAAACCATTAGGTGATCGCGTCGTAATTGAGCTAGTCGAATCAGAAGAAAAAACTGCTAGCGGTATCGTTTTACCGGATTCAGCAAAGGAAAAACCACAAGAAGGTAAAGTAGTGGCTGTTGGAACTGGCCGCGTACTTGACAACGGTGAGCGTGTTGCTCTAGAAGTTGCTGTCGATAACCGCATCATCTTCTCAAAATATTCTGGTACAGAAGTGAAATACCAAGGAAAAGAATACTTAATTCTTCGTGAAAGTGACATTCTAGCTGTAATTAGCGAGTAA